One genomic window of uncultured Erythrobacter sp. includes the following:
- a CDS encoding DUF1501 domain-containing protein: protein MIINRRNLLGGSAAAIGATMLPRVAFAAGGSGTKRLVFVLQRGAADGLGIIAPVGDPAYAGLRGALAEDYADAPLIGGLFALHPALQRSAEMYAGGEMMAIHAVASAYRDRSHFDGQNVLESGGTRPYERKDGWLNRLVGMLPDASASGLAISQTIPLALQGPHKAGSYAPSRLPDAADDYMRRIGQLYMGDERLHMLWEESIATRAIAESMDGGGDMRQAADVGSLAARMLSSKDGARIAMIETSGWDTHNGQRRRLARELGKLDTLIEALKMGMGELWDDTLVIVATEFGRTASVNGTNGTDHGTASATLLYGGSLGGGDVLGDWPGLKQSDLYEARDLRPTNALEDVIASTTASHFALDPELTRRTLFPGR, encoded by the coding sequence ATGATCATAAACCGGCGAAACCTGTTAGGCGGATCGGCCGCCGCAATCGGCGCAACAATGCTGCCAAGAGTGGCATTTGCCGCTGGTGGCAGCGGGACCAAAAGACTGGTCTTCGTGCTGCAGCGCGGTGCCGCAGATGGTCTGGGTATCATCGCACCTGTTGGCGATCCGGCCTATGCTGGTTTGCGCGGTGCGCTGGCAGAAGATTACGCGGATGCGCCCCTGATCGGCGGGCTTTTCGCACTCCATCCTGCACTTCAGCGCTCAGCAGAAATGTACGCAGGCGGCGAAATGATGGCGATCCACGCGGTTGCCTCCGCCTATCGCGACCGGTCGCACTTCGATGGACAGAATGTGCTCGAAAGCGGCGGAACCCGGCCATACGAACGCAAGGATGGCTGGCTCAACCGGCTCGTTGGCATGTTGCCGGATGCAAGCGCGTCGGGCCTCGCCATTTCACAAACCATCCCGCTGGCGCTGCAAGGTCCGCACAAGGCGGGTTCCTATGCCCCGTCGCGGCTGCCCGACGCCGCAGACGATTACATGCGCCGGATCGGCCAGCTCTATATGGGCGATGAGCGGCTCCATATGCTGTGGGAAGAGAGCATTGCGACCCGTGCCATAGCCGAAAGCATGGATGGCGGCGGCGATATGCGGCAGGCCGCCGATGTAGGGTCCCTCGCCGCGCGCATGCTTTCGAGCAAGGACGGTGCGCGCATAGCCATGATCGAAACCAGCGGCTGGGATACGCATAACGGCCAGAGGCGGCGGCTGGCACGCGAGCTGGGCAAGCTCGATACGCTGATCGAAGCGCTGAAGATGGGCATGGGCGAACTATGGGATGATACGCTGGTGATCGTCGCCACAGAATTCGGCCGCACCGCTTCTGTCAACGGAACCAACGGGACCGATCACGGGACAGCTTCTGCGACGCTGCTTTACGGAGGTTCACTGGGCGGCGGAGATGTGCTGGGCGATTGGCCCGGCCTAAAGCAAAGCGATCTTTACGAGGCGCGTGATCTCAGGCCGACAAATGCACTAGAGGACGTTATTGCCTCAACCACTGCCAGCCACTTTGCACTTGATCCTGAGCTGACGAGGCGAACGCTTTTCCCCGGGCGTTAA